The genomic segment GGTTGTTGACAACGTTGGGAAGATGATTACCATTGCTGGGCTACGTTACGCAGAAACGGCGTAACCGGGTCTGTTGGCAGCACGAAGAAGGACAAGCGGTGGCGTTAGACAAGATTCGAATTCGAATGGAAGCGTACGATCACAGCGCGCTGGATATCTCGGCGCGCGAGATTGTGGACCACGCCAAGCGGACCAATGCACGCGTTCGCGGGCCGATTCCATTGCCGACTCGCATCGAGCGCTACACGGTGCTCCGCAGTCCGCACGTGGACAAGAAGTCTCGCGAGCAGTTCGAGATGCGCACGCACAAGCGCGTGATCGACATCTTCGAGCCGACCGCGCGGACGGTAGAAGCTTTGAACCGGCTTGTGGTGCCGGCGGGCGTTTTTGTGAAGATCAAAGCTTAGACACGAACCGGCGATGTCGTCTGTCGCCCGTTCCTCTGTTTTGATCCATTCAAAGACCCTTTTTGATTAGCGTACGCGTGAGCCTTTATCGCGCGTGAAGAAGTCGCATGGATCGCCGGACCGGTGAGGTCTCGGCGCAGGTGGAAGTGCCTTATGAGAGCCGCCATCCTTGGCAAAAAAATCGGCATGACCCGCATCTTCGACGAGGCGGGGGCATCGGTCCCCGTCACGATCGTGCAGGCCGGGCCTTGTCCCATTCTTCAAGTGAAGAAGTTGGAGATTGACGGCTACGAAGCCGTGCAGCTGGGTTACGAACAGGTCAAGCCCAGCCGCGCGACGCTGCCGCAGATCGGGCATGCAAGCAAGGCCGCCTCGAAGCCGCAGCGCTTCGTTCGGGAGATTCGCCTGACCGAAGCGACCGACAAGAACCCGGGCGATGTGGTGACGGTCGAACTCTTCGCCGAGCAGGAGATCAAGTTCGTGGACGTCGTCGGCACGTCGATCGGCAAGGGGTTTCAGGGTGTCATGAAGCGGCACCACTTTGCCGGCCAGGAAGCCTCGCACGGCGTCGAGCGCAAGCACCGATCGGCCGGCGGCATCGGCGCGCAGGGCAATCGTGGGTTCGGCCGCTGCGTGAAGAAGGGCAAGAAGATGGCCGGCCACATGGGCCACGAGCGATGCACGGTCCGCAACCAGCGCCTCGTTTCGATCGACAAGGATCGAAACCTGCTGTTGATCAAAGGCGCGGTACCGGGCCCGAAGGGTGGATACGTTCTGGTTTGTAAGGCGAAGACAAAGGGATAGCACGACGGGTCGCAGGCGGCATCCGGCCGCGGCGGCCTTTTTTGTTTGAGGGAAGACGCGGCCGAGCGGGCGCGAATGGGACGCGCGATTGAGACGGTAAGGACATGATTGAGATACCAGTCTTCAACATGAAGGGCGAGCAGGTCGGCATCGAGAAGCTGGACCCGGCGGTGCTGGGCGGCCGCGTGCGGACCGCGCTGCTCAAGCAGGCGGTCGTGGCGTATCGCAACAACCAGCGGCAAGGCACGGTTCAGACGCGCAGCCGCGGCATGGTCGACGGCTCGACGCGGAAGCTGTACCGCCAGAAGGGGACGGGCAACGCCCGCGCGGGCAACGTTCGCACGCCGGTACGGGTCGGTGGCGGCCATGCCTTTGCGAAAATCAATCGCGATTTCTCGCAGAAGCTGCCGCAGCAGATGCGACAGCTCGCCCGGAACAGCGCGGTGCTGGCCAAGGCCAAAAGCGGCGCGGCGGTGATCCTGAAGGATCTGAAGCTGACCGCCCCGAAGACCAAGCAGATGGCCGGGATGTTGAAGGCGATCAAGGCGGATCGCGGCGCGTTGCTGGCCGTGACGACGGAAGATCCGAACGTGCGTCTCTCGTCGCGGAACATTCCGAACTTCGGCGTGAAGCTGGTGTGGGATGCGAATGCGTATGACATATTGCGTGCGCGGATGCTGATCTTCACGCCCGAGGCGTTTGGCGCGATTACGAAAGACCCGCGAACGGCGGGCCGACCGGCGAGGGCATAGGTGAAGCATGGATATCTATCAGATCATCAAGCGACCGCTGGTCACCGAGAAGGGCATGCACCAGACGAAGCTTTCGCACGCGGCGACGCGAACGCGTCCCGGTCGCGGCGGCTCGTACACGTTTGAGGTTCACCCCGAGGCGAACAAACAGGAGATTCGCGCGGCGGTGGAGAAGATCTACAACGTGAAGGTGTCGAGCGTTCGCACGAGCAACCATCCCGGCAAGCGCCGGCGGTACAAGTTCAAGATGGGTCTGACGCGGCATTGGAAGAAGGCGGTCGTCGTGCTGGATGCGAACTCGCACATCGACCTGTTCTAAACACGGCGCAACGAGAACGAAGGCGAACGAGCCATGGGCGTAAAGATCTACAAGAAGACGACGGCCGGTCGGCGGCAGAGCAGCGTCAACGATTTCGCGGAGTTGACCGACAAGCGCCTGCGCCCGGTGAAGTCGCTGCTTCGTCCGCTGGTCAAGACCGGCGGGCGTAACAACCAGGGTTTCACGACCTCGCGGTTCCGCGGCGGCGGCGCCAAGCGGATGTACCGCGTGATCGACTTCAAGCGCAACAAGGACGGCGTCCCGGCGTCGGTCCAGGCGATTGAGTACGATCCGAATCGAAATTGTTTCATCGCCCGGTTGAAGTACCCCGACGGCGAGCTTCGCTACATCCTCGCGCCGAACGGCCTGATGGCCGGTGACACGGTGATGAGTGGCCCGGAGGCCGAGCCGAAACTGGGCAACTGCCTGCCGTTGAAGGTCATGCCGGTCGGCATGGACATTCACAACATCGAGATGGTCGCGGGTCAAGGCGGCAAGTTGGTGCGCACGGCCGGCGGGGTGGCGCGGCTGGCGGCGCGTGAGGGAGGCTGGGCGACGATCATTTTGCCAAGCGGCGAAATGCGCCAGGTTCGCGCGGAATGTCGCGCGACGGTCGGGCAGCTCGGCAATCTCGACTTCAAGAACATCATTCTCGGCAAGGCCGGCCGGAAACGGCATCTGGGCCGGCGGCCGCACAATCGCGGCACGTCCATGAACCCGGTGGCGCACCCGCTGGGTGGCGGCGAGGGGCGCAGCGGCGGCGGTCGGCATCCATGCAGCCCGACGGGCAAGCTGGCCAAGGGCGGCCGGACGCGGAACCCGCGCAAGAATTCGAATCGTCGCATTCTGCGTCGGCGCAAGAGCCGCCGGTACGGCCAGGTGTCGCTGAAGCGGCGCAAGTGAGAAGAAGCTGAAGGAGTGACGAGGACAGCATGGGACGCAGCCTGAAAAAAGGACCGTACGTCGATCCCCGCCTCTTCGAGAAGGTGGAGCGGGCGATCCGCGAAAACAGCCACGAGCCGATCAAGACGTGGGCGCGGCGCTGCACGATTCCGCCGGAGTTTGTCGGTCGGACGTTCGACGTGCACAACGGCAAGCAGTTCAAGAAGGTGTTCGTGACCGAAGACATGGTCGGCCACAAATTGGGCGAGTTTTCCCCGACGCGTACGTGGCGAGGCCATTCGAAGAAGGCGGCCGGCGAAGCGGCCCCGGCGAAGTGATCGCGCGGAGTAGTAAGACATGGCACTGTTTACATCCAAACACCGATTCGCCCGGATCAGCCCGCGCAAGGCGCGTCTGGTGACCGAGCTGATCGCCGGGCGTCACGTGAATGAGGCGCTGGATCTGCTGAAGTTTACCAACAAGCGCGCGAGCGTCCTGGTGGACAAAGTGCTTCGCGCAGCGATGGCCGACGCCGACGAGAAGGAAGCCGACGTGCGGCGGTTGTTCGTTCACGAGGCGCGGGTCGATGGCGGACCGATCATCAAGCGTTTCCAGCCGAAGGATCGCGGTCGGGCGCATTCGATTCACAAGCGAACCAGTCACATCGTGGTGACGGTCGGCGAAGGACCGAGGGGCTAAAGGCAACATGGGACAGAAAACGCATCCAATCGGATTCCGAGTCGGCGTCACCGAAGACTGGCGGTCGCGCTGGTACGCGCCGAAGGCGGCCTACGCCGAGTTTCTGATCGAGGACCAGCGCATTCGGAAGCTCATCGATGAGAAGCTGAACCGCACGCCGCCCTTTGCGGGTTGCGCCAAGGTGGAGATCGAGCGGACGCGCAACGAGGTGAAGGTCGTACTGCACACGGCGCGGCCGGGCATGGTCATCGGTCCGAGGGGGGCCGAGGTGGACAAGCTCCGCGAGGCGGTGGAGGACCTGATCGATCGCAAGGTGAGCGTCAACATCGTCGAGATCAAGAATCCCGATTTGAACGCCCAGTTGATCGCTCAGGACATCTGCGAGCAGCTCAAGCGCCGCGCCTCATTCCGCCGGGCCATGAAGCAGCGCTGCGAGCAGGCGATCGGCGCCGGCGCGCTGGGCGTCAAAGTCATCTGCAAGGGGCGGCTGGGCGGCGCGGAGATGTCGCGGATGGAAACGCAGAAGATCGGCTCGATTCCGCTCCAGACGCTGGACGCCCACGTGGACTACGGCTTCGCGACGGCGTTTACGACGTATGGCGCGATCGGCGTGCGGGTCTGGCTCTACAAGGGTCAATATGGCGAGGAAGTCGACGCCGCGTCGGCCGTCGAGGGCGGATCGGCGACGGCGCCGCGCGGTCGACGGGCGCGCGCGTTGCGTCAGCAAAGTGGACCGCCCGGCGTGGCATCGGCGCCGGATTCGGCGCCGTCGGGCAGTGACGGCACGAACGCGAGCCAGGAAAGTTAATACGAGGGAGTGAGCAGTCATGGCGTTGATGCCGTCGAGAGTGAAGTATCGCAAGCACCAGCGTGGAAAGGTGCGCGGCAATGCCACCCGCGGCAACACCGTCTCGTACGGCGAGTTCGGGTTGCAGACGCTGGAGGGCGGCTGGATCAGCGGTCGGCAGATCGAGGCGGGACGCATGTGCGCGTCGCACTTTTTGCAGCGGCAGGGTCGTGTGTTCATTCGCATCTTTCCGCATAAGAGCGTGTCGAGCAAGCCGTTGGAGACGCGCATGGGCAAGGGCAAGGGCGAGCCGGATTACTGGGTCGCGGTGGTCAAGCCCGGCACGGTGTTGTTTGAGATTGGCGGCGTGGATGAGACGGTGGCGCGGCAGGCGTTGGGTGGGGTGGCCCACAAGATGCCGATGCGGTGCCGGTTCGTGAAGCGGCGACACGGAATTTGAAGAGAGCGAGTCCGGCGCTGGGCGCCGGGGAGCAAGGGCGATGAAGGTAACGGATATCCGCGAGTTGAAGACCGACGAGCTTCATAACGAGCTGGACCGTCTGCGTCGGCACCTGTTTGACTTGCGCAGCCAGCGCGTGACGGAGAAGCTGGAAGATCCGACGCAACTGGCCAAGACCAAGAAGGACATCGCGCGCCTGCTGACGGTGTTGAATGAGCGTGGCGAGAAGGACGTCGAGCAGAAGCAGATGAAGCTGGAGTCGACCGGCGGCAGCCGGAGCGCGAAGGCGACGGCCAAGAAGGCATAGCGAGCAAACCGGCACGTGCGAATCGTGCCAATGGGTAGAACGATGGCAGCAATGGACACGATGACGACATCCGGTGCGACGGCACGCAAAGGCCGGCGCACGAAGATAGCGGTGGTCGAGAGCGACCGGGGCGACAAGACGCTGCGGGTGCGCATCGATCGCCTGGTGAAGCATGCGAAGTACGGCAAGTATCAGCGTCGTCGGAGCGTGCTGCACGTTCACGACGAGAAGAACGAGGCGAAGGCGGGCGACGTGGTCGAGATCATGGAATGCCGGCCGATCAGCAAGACGAAATCGTGGCGATTGCTGCGCGTGGTGCGCAAGGCGATACAGGTGTCGTAATGATCCAGGCAGAGAGCGTAGTGGACATCGCGGACAACACGGGCGCCAAGCGGGCGTTGGTGATCCGCGTATTGGGCGGCTCGACGGCGCGGGGTTCGTTCACGCGGCGCACGGCGTCGGTCGGGGACATCGTGGTGTGTGCCGTGAAGAAGGCGCTGCCCAACAGTGATTACCTCATGGGTTCGACGCGCAAGGAGCGCGGCGCCCGGCGCAAGGTGAAGGCCGTGGTCGTGCGGACCAAGAAGCAGGTTCGCCGGCCCGATGGCAGCTACGTGAAGTTCGACAGCAACGCGGCGGTGATCATCGACGACGAGCGCAATCCGAAGGGAACGCGCATCTTCGGCGCCGTGGCCCGCGAGCTGCGCGAAAAGGGATTCATGAAGATCGTCTCGCTCGCGAGCGAAGTGGTTTGACACGCTGGGGCCGCCGGCGGCGGCGCTGACAAGGGACGGAACAACGATGGCAGCGAAGATTCGCAAGAACGACCTGGTGGAAGTCATCGCCGGGGACCACAAGGGCGAGCAGGGGCGCGTGCTCCGCGTCGACCCGAAGAACGACCGCGTCTTCATCGAAGGCGTGAACCTGGTCTATCGCCACCTTCGACCCAGCCGCACCAATCCGCAGGGCGGACGCATCCGCAAGGAAGCGGCGATTCACGTGTCGAACGTCTTGCCGGTGGATCCGAAGACGGGCCGCCGGTCACGCGTTCGGTTCGATGTGCAACGGGATTCCGCTGGCAAGGTGCTGTCGCGCAAGCGCGTGACGCGAAGCGGCACGGTGCTGGAAGAGGCGAAGGCGACGGCGACGAAGTAACCATCGGCAACGCGGCGTGAAGTGAATCGCCGCTCTGGAAGAATCAGGAAGAATGCGGTCGCGGCGGACGCGGCCCGGTTTGGAAGACGAGACATGGCACGGTTGCAGGAACGGTACAAAAAAGAGGTGCTTCCGGCGCTCCAGAAGGAGCTGAACCGGACGAACGTTCTGTCGATCCCGCGACTGGAGAAAATCGTGGTGTCGATGGGCGTCGGCAAGGCGACCCAGGAGAAGAAGCGGCTGGACGCGGCGGCGAAGGAGCTTGCGCAGATCACCGGTCAGAAGCCGGTGCTGTGCGCGGCGCGCAAGAGCGTTTCGAACTTCAAGCTGCGCGAGGGCCTTCTGATCGGCGCGAAGGTGACGTTGCGCGGCAAGCGCATGTACGAGTTTCTCGATCGGCTGATTTGCGTGGCGATTCCGCGTATTCGCGACTTCCGCGGATTGGACCCGCGCAGCTTCGACGGCCGTGGCAATTTCAGCATGGGCCTGACCGAACAAACGGTCTTCCCCGAGGTCGACGCGGACAAGGTCGAGTTTCAGCAGGGAATGAACATCACGTTCGTGACGTCGGCCCGGAACGACAACGAGTGCCGGCGGTTTCTGACGTTGATGGGCATGCCGTTCCGGAAAGACGAAAAGACGGGCACGAATAATTAAGGACGGCGGACATGGCGAGAAAGTGCTGGCGGATCAAGGCGAAGGCGAAGCCCAAGTTCAAGGTTCGGGCGTACACGCGTTGCGAAGTGTGCGGGCGGTCTCGCGCGGTGTACAAGAAGTTCAAGTTGTGCCGATTGTGTTTTCGCAACATGGCATTGGAAGGCAAGATCCCCGGCGTGCGCAAGGCGAGCTGGTAAACCGACCACGAAATGAACCGGACAGCCGCATGTTGACGGCCGCCGCGGTGAATGAAACGAGAACGAGGCAGATGCATGTGGAGTGATCCGTTAGCAGACCTGTTGAGCCGGATTCGCAACGGCGTTCGGAACCGGACAAAGCAGATCATGGTTCCGTTCAGCAGCGTGAAGCTGGCCGTTTGCGAGGTGCTGAAGCAGGAAGGCTTCATCGAAGGCGCCGAGAAGATCGACGACGGCAAGCAGGGTGCGTTGCGCATCACGCTGAAGTACGGTCCGCGCGGCGAACAGGTGATCAATTTCGTGAAGCGTGAGAGCAAGGCGGGTTGCCGCAAGTACGTCTCGGTCGATGAGATTCCTCGGGTGCTGAACGGCATGGGCATCGCGATTGTATCGACGAGCCAGGGCATGATGTCGGACCGGCAGTGCCGGGAGAAGAAGGTCGGCGGCGAACTGGTTTGCACGGTGTATTGATTGGTTGGTTGATTCGCTCGGCGACCGGACGCGCCGCGATAGAGGACAGGACGATGTCACGAGTAGGAAAAAAGCCGATTGCACTGCCGAGCGGCGTGAAGCCGACGATCCAGGGCGATCAGATCAGCGTGACCGGACCGAAAGGCACGCTTTCGTTTCGCCATGCGCGCGGCGTGAAGGTAGCGCACGATGCCGGCGCCAATGTGCTCGTCGTCACGCGCGAGGGCGACAGTGCCCAGCATCGCGCGCTGCACGGTACGACCCGCGCGCTGCTTCAGAACATGGTGGTGGGCGTGAGCACCGGTTACGAACAAAAGATGGAAATCTACGGCACCGGATACAGCTGTGCGGTGCAGGGGCAGACGCTCGAGTTGAACGTGGGCTATTCGCACCCGATCAAGGTGCCGATTCCCGCGGGTGTGAAGGTCGCGATCGAGGTCGCCCAGACCAAGGGCGACGAGACACCGGCCAAGCTGACGATTACCGGCATCGATAAGCAGGTGGTCGGCACGGTCGCGCGGGCGGTGAAAGACGCGCGGCATCCCGAGCCGTACAAGGGCAAGGGTGTTCGCTATCTTGGTGAGCAGATTCGACGCAAGGCCGGCAAGGCGTTTGCCGGAACCGGCGCGTAAGCAGGCGATGGGTTGGTGATGCAATGAAGAAACTGAAACTCAAACAGGCGCGTCATGATCGCCGCAAGCGGCGGGTTCGCGCGAACCTGCTGGGCACGCCCCAGCGCCCGCGGCTGACGGTTTTCCGCAGTTTGGCGAATATCAGCGCGCAGCTCGTGGACGACTTGAGCGGCCGAACGCTCTGTGCGGCTTCGACGGTCGACAAGGCGCTCGCCGAACAAGTGAAGTACGGCGGCAACTGCAAGGCCGCTGCGCTGGTCGGCCAGGTGATTGCCGAGCGCGCGAGGATGAAAGGGATCAAACAGGTGGCGTTCGATCGGAACGGCCGCCCGTATCACGGTCGCGTGAAAGCGCTGGCCGAGGCGGCGCGCAAGAGCGGTCTGGAGTTTTAAGGAAAGACGGAAGAGTCAAGCATGGCGATTCGCAGACGACAACAACAACAACCGCGCGACGAGCAATCTGGTCCGTCGTATGACGACAACGTGGTGAAGGTCTACCGTTGCGCGAAAGTGGTCAAGGGCGGTCGGCGATTCAGCTTTGCCGCGCTGGTGGTGGTGGGCGATCGCAATCGCCGCGTCGGTTTCGGCTACGGCAAGGCCAACGAAGTGCCCAACGCCGTGGAGAAGGGCCGCAAGGCTGCGACGCGCGCGATGCGACAGGTGCCGTTAAGCGGCTCGACCATTCCGCACGAAGTCATCGGGCGCTTTGGTTCCAGCCGCGTGAAGCTGCTTCCGGCATCGGAAGGAACCGGCGTCATCGCCGGCGCGAGCGTCCGCGCGGTGCTGGAGCTTGCCGGCGTGAAGGACTGCCTGACCAAGGCCTACGGTTCGAGCAGCCCGAAGAACCTGGTCAAGGCCACGATGAACGCGCTGCTGACGCTGCGCGATCGAGCGACGGTTGAGAAATTACGCGGCGTGACGCTGTCGGCCTGATGGCCCGAATGAAAAAGACCGCCTAGCGAGACGGGAACGGCGACTATGAACATCACAGAGATCACCAAGAAAGCCGGCGCCAAGCCGCCGCGAAAGCGGGTCGGT from the Planctomycetia bacterium genome contains:
- the rpsJ gene encoding 30S ribosomal protein S10; the encoded protein is MALDKIRIRMEAYDHSALDISAREIVDHAKRTNARVRGPIPLPTRIERYTVLRSPHVDKKSREQFEMRTHKRVIDIFEPTARTVEALNRLVVPAGVFVKIKA
- the rplC gene encoding 50S ribosomal protein L3 produces the protein MRAAILGKKIGMTRIFDEAGASVPVTIVQAGPCPILQVKKLEIDGYEAVQLGYEQVKPSRATLPQIGHASKAASKPQRFVREIRLTEATDKNPGDVVTVELFAEQEIKFVDVVGTSIGKGFQGVMKRHHFAGQEASHGVERKHRSAGGIGAQGNRGFGRCVKKGKKMAGHMGHERCTVRNQRLVSIDKDRNLLLIKGAVPGPKGGYVLVCKAKTKG
- the rplD gene encoding 50S ribosomal protein L4, giving the protein MIEIPVFNMKGEQVGIEKLDPAVLGGRVRTALLKQAVVAYRNNQRQGTVQTRSRGMVDGSTRKLYRQKGTGNARAGNVRTPVRVGGGHAFAKINRDFSQKLPQQMRQLARNSAVLAKAKSGAAVILKDLKLTAPKTKQMAGMLKAIKADRGALLAVTTEDPNVRLSSRNIPNFGVKLVWDANAYDILRARMLIFTPEAFGAITKDPRTAGRPARA
- the rplW gene encoding 50S ribosomal protein L23 — protein: MDIYQIIKRPLVTEKGMHQTKLSHAATRTRPGRGGSYTFEVHPEANKQEIRAAVEKIYNVKVSSVRTSNHPGKRRRYKFKMGLTRHWKKAVVVLDANSHIDLF
- the rplB gene encoding 50S ribosomal protein L2, which translates into the protein MGVKIYKKTTAGRRQSSVNDFAELTDKRLRPVKSLLRPLVKTGGRNNQGFTTSRFRGGGAKRMYRVIDFKRNKDGVPASVQAIEYDPNRNCFIARLKYPDGELRYILAPNGLMAGDTVMSGPEAEPKLGNCLPLKVMPVGMDIHNIEMVAGQGGKLVRTAGGVARLAAREGGWATIILPSGEMRQVRAECRATVGQLGNLDFKNIILGKAGRKRHLGRRPHNRGTSMNPVAHPLGGGEGRSGGGRHPCSPTGKLAKGGRTRNPRKNSNRRILRRRKSRRYGQVSLKRRK
- the rpsS gene encoding 30S ribosomal protein S19, with the translated sequence MGRSLKKGPYVDPRLFEKVERAIRENSHEPIKTWARRCTIPPEFVGRTFDVHNGKQFKKVFVTEDMVGHKLGEFSPTRTWRGHSKKAAGEAAPAK
- the rplV gene encoding 50S ribosomal protein L22; this encodes MALFTSKHRFARISPRKARLVTELIAGRHVNEALDLLKFTNKRASVLVDKVLRAAMADADEKEADVRRLFVHEARVDGGPIIKRFQPKDRGRAHSIHKRTSHIVVTVGEGPRG
- the rpsC gene encoding 30S ribosomal protein S3, which produces MGQKTHPIGFRVGVTEDWRSRWYAPKAAYAEFLIEDQRIRKLIDEKLNRTPPFAGCAKVEIERTRNEVKVVLHTARPGMVIGPRGAEVDKLREAVEDLIDRKVSVNIVEIKNPDLNAQLIAQDICEQLKRRASFRRAMKQRCEQAIGAGALGVKVICKGRLGGAEMSRMETQKIGSIPLQTLDAHVDYGFATAFTTYGAIGVRVWLYKGQYGEEVDAASAVEGGSATAPRGRRARALRQQSGPPGVASAPDSAPSGSDGTNASQES
- the rplP gene encoding 50S ribosomal protein L16 translates to MALMPSRVKYRKHQRGKVRGNATRGNTVSYGEFGLQTLEGGWISGRQIEAGRMCASHFLQRQGRVFIRIFPHKSVSSKPLETRMGKGKGEPDYWVAVVKPGTVLFEIGGVDETVARQALGGVAHKMPMRCRFVKRRHGI
- the rpmC gene encoding 50S ribosomal protein L29 — translated: MKVTDIRELKTDELHNELDRLRRHLFDLRSQRVTEKLEDPTQLAKTKKDIARLLTVLNERGEKDVEQKQMKLESTGGSRSAKATAKKA
- the rpsQ gene encoding 30S ribosomal protein S17, which produces MTTSGATARKGRRTKIAVVESDRGDKTLRVRIDRLVKHAKYGKYQRRRSVLHVHDEKNEAKAGDVVEIMECRPISKTKSWRLLRVVRKAIQVS
- the rplN gene encoding 50S ribosomal protein L14, with translation MIQAESVVDIADNTGAKRALVIRVLGGSTARGSFTRRTASVGDIVVCAVKKALPNSDYLMGSTRKERGARRKVKAVVVRTKKQVRRPDGSYVKFDSNAAVIIDDERNPKGTRIFGAVARELREKGFMKIVSLASEVV
- the rplX gene encoding 50S ribosomal protein L24 — protein: MAAKIRKNDLVEVIAGDHKGEQGRVLRVDPKNDRVFIEGVNLVYRHLRPSRTNPQGGRIRKEAAIHVSNVLPVDPKTGRRSRVRFDVQRDSAGKVLSRKRVTRSGTVLEEAKATATK
- the rplE gene encoding 50S ribosomal protein L5 encodes the protein MARLQERYKKEVLPALQKELNRTNVLSIPRLEKIVVSMGVGKATQEKKRLDAAAKELAQITGQKPVLCAARKSVSNFKLREGLLIGAKVTLRGKRMYEFLDRLICVAIPRIRDFRGLDPRSFDGRGNFSMGLTEQTVFPEVDADKVEFQQGMNITFVTSARNDNECRRFLTLMGMPFRKDEKTGTNN
- a CDS encoding type Z 30S ribosomal protein S14 → MARKCWRIKAKAKPKFKVRAYTRCEVCGRSRAVYKKFKLCRLCFRNMALEGKIPGVRKASW
- the rpsH gene encoding 30S ribosomal protein S8 yields the protein MWSDPLADLLSRIRNGVRNRTKQIMVPFSSVKLAVCEVLKQEGFIEGAEKIDDGKQGALRITLKYGPRGEQVINFVKRESKAGCRKYVSVDEIPRVLNGMGIAIVSTSQGMMSDRQCREKKVGGELVCTVY
- the rplF gene encoding 50S ribosomal protein L6 — its product is MSRVGKKPIALPSGVKPTIQGDQISVTGPKGTLSFRHARGVKVAHDAGANVLVVTREGDSAQHRALHGTTRALLQNMVVGVSTGYEQKMEIYGTGYSCAVQGQTLELNVGYSHPIKVPIPAGVKVAIEVAQTKGDETPAKLTITGIDKQVVGTVARAVKDARHPEPYKGKGVRYLGEQIRRKAGKAFAGTGA
- a CDS encoding 50S ribosomal protein L18, producing the protein MKKLKLKQARHDRRKRRVRANLLGTPQRPRLTVFRSLANISAQLVDDLSGRTLCAASTVDKALAEQVKYGGNCKAAALVGQVIAERARMKGIKQVAFDRNGRPYHGRVKALAEAARKSGLEF
- the rpsE gene encoding 30S ribosomal protein S5, which encodes MAIRRRQQQQPRDEQSGPSYDDNVVKVYRCAKVVKGGRRFSFAALVVVGDRNRRVGFGYGKANEVPNAVEKGRKAATRAMRQVPLSGSTIPHEVIGRFGSSRVKLLPASEGTGVIAGASVRAVLELAGVKDCLTKAYGSSSPKNLVKATMNALLTLRDRATVEKLRGVTLSA